The following are encoded in a window of Cygnus atratus isolate AKBS03 ecotype Queensland, Australia chromosome 8, CAtr_DNAZoo_HiC_assembly, whole genome shotgun sequence genomic DNA:
- the EFCAB14 gene encoding EF-hand calcium-binding domain-containing protein 14 isoform X3, whose product MKKRKELNALLGLAADGRRKKAAKKGSGHRLLRTEPPASDSESSSPEEEEEEELGGARGRFAKGDYLRCCKLCYPLCAFVILAACVVACVGLVWMQVALKEDLDVIKEKFRTMESNQKTSFQEIPKLNEDLVQKQKQLEQIETGELGLSKIWINITEINKQISLLTSTVNHLKTNIKSASDLIYLPVTVEKLQKTVANIGSTLTSVSHDVENIQTAIEEYKKSIEILQNEVKELKQLTSFPSTVLPRTERNQTENCKQESQSLHAALEELNNSVVAYQKLNDIKLLNVDSAIGNLSRRVTLLENSPVAVNKLDKRDNLSTSAGNDTTTSLKVENEDQLDNETHSNKELKEPGTRDSQVLKLREKLQLISALTSKPEDDRPIEASKNDLQNLFEKAPEDADGKLSFEDLQKLLGSIAQDSEILKKFDTDGDEKYSLQELRLALGI is encoded by the exons ATGAAGAAGCGCAAGGAGCTGAAcgccctgctggggctggccgCCGACGGGCGCCGCAAGAAGGCCGCCAAGAAGGGCTCCGGGCACCGGCTGCTGCGCACCGAGCCCCCCGCTTCCGACTCGGAGTCGAGCTcccccgaggaggaggaggaggaggagctggggggggcgcggggccgcttCGCCAA GGGAGACTATCTGCGATGCTGCAAACTCTGTTACCCGTTATGCGCTTTTGTCATTCTTGCTGCCTGCGTGGTGGCTTGTGTTGGCTTGGTCTGGATGCAGGTAGCTCTCAAGGAGGATCTGGATGTGATAAAAGAGAAATTTCGAACTA tgGAATCTAATCAAAAGACGTCATTCCAAGAAATTCCTAAACTCAATGAAGATTTGGTGCAGAAGCAAAAGCAGCTAGAACAAATTGAGACTGGAGAACTGGGGCTAAGTAAAATTTGGATAAATATCACGGAGATCAATAAACAG ATTTCCCTATTGACCTCAACAGTAAATCATCTCAAAACCAACATAAAGTCCGCTTCTGATCTGATTTATCTTCCTGTCACGGTAGAGAAACTTCAGAAG actGTGGCGAACATAGGTAGCACTCTTACCAGCGTTTCTCATGATGTTGAAAACATACAGACAGCTATTGAAGAATACAAGAAATCCATAGAAATACTCCAGAATGAAGTG AAGGAACTGAAACAGCtaacttcatttccttccactGTTCTGCCAAGGACTGAGAGAAATCAGACAGAAAATTGCAAACAg gaaAGCCAGTCACTCCATGCAGCTTTGGAGGAGCTAAATAATTCTGTAGTGGCGTACCAGAAGTTGAATGATATCAAGCTTCTAAATGTGGATTCAGCCATTGGTAACCTCAGCCGGAGGGTTACGCTGTTGGAAAACTCTCCCGTTGCTGTGAATAAACTGGACAAAAGAGACAACTTGTCTACCAGTGCG GGGAATGATACAACTACCTCTCTAAAAGTGGAAAATGAAGATCAACTAGATAATGAAACACATTCAAATAAAGAACTGAAG GAACCAGGAACCAGAGATTCTCAGGTATTAAAACTAAGAGAGAAGCTTCAGCTGATCAGTGCTCTCACAAGCAAACCAGAAGATGACCGTCCCATTGAGGCATCAAAGAATG ATCTTCagaatttgtttgaaaaagcaCCTGAAGATGCTGATGGAAAACTgtcttttgaagatcttcaaaagctgcttgGCTCTATAGCCCAGGATTCAGAGATCTTGAAGAAATTTGACACAGATGGAGATGAGAAATACTCATTACAAGAACTGAGATTAGCTTTAGGTATATAG
- the ATPAF1 gene encoding ATP synthase mitochondrial F1 complex assembly factor 1, which yields MAGPLLQAWGLGLGRGAALRSRAALRPLGLLAPPSRDVAGTGPRDGPGEAALEENPFYGKYRHKIQELRRASPDVFESRMEKRNEVKKQPVGYSKQAEFVRCMEEKAEGLGTKTSKGGFTRDKTLDSILNVEMVKEKSAEEIKQIWNQYFSAKDTVYAVIPAEKFDLIWKRAQKCPSFLYALPRKEGYEFFVGQWSGAELHFTSLINVQTQGESAPSQLVLYHYPELQKEKGIVLMTAEMDSKFLVVHEAQCLANQVQLFYATDRSETYELVETFNHRSNEFKYMSVIAELEQSGLGKALRPSQVSDKS from the exons ATGGCGGGGCCGCTGCTGCAGgcctgggggctggggctgggccggggggcggccctGAGGAGCCGTGCTGCCCTCCGGCCCCTCGGGCTGCTGGCTCCGCCGAGCCGGGACGTGGCGGGGACGGGGCCCCGGGATGGCCCCGGGGAGGCGGCGTTGGAGGAGAACCCCTTCTACGGGAAGTATCGCCACAAGATCCAGGAGCTGCGCAg AGCCAGTCCAGATGTATTTGAATCCCgtatggaaaaaagaaatgaagtgaaaaagcAGCCAGTGGGATACTCCAAGCAAGCCGAGTTTGTCAGATGTATGGAAGAAAAG GCAGAAGGCTTGGGCACAAAGACATCAAAGGGAGGATTCACACGGGATAAG ACACTTGATTCGATTCTTAATGTGGAGatggtgaaagaaaaatcagcagaggaaataaaacag ATTTGGAATCAGTACTTTTCTGCAAAAGATACAGTTTATGCTGTTATTCCT GCAGAGAAGTTCGATTTGATATGGAAGAGAGCCCAGAAATGTCCATCG tttctgtACGCTTTGCCAAGAAAAGAAGGCTATGAGTTCTTTGTGGGGCAGTGGTCAGGAGCGGAATTGCACTTTACTTCTCTAATAAATGTTCAG ACCCAAGGTGAATCTGCTCCGAGCCAGCTGGTCTTGTACCATTATCctgagctgcagaaggaaaaaggaatagTACTAATGACAGCAGAAATGGACTCCAAGTTCTTG GTGGTCCACGAAGCCCAGTGCTTGGCGAATCAGGTGCAGCTTTTCTATGCAACGGATCGTTCTGAGACCTATGAATTAGTGGAGACCTTCAACCACAGATCTAACGAATTTAAATACATGTCAGTTATAGCAGAGCTTGAGCAAAGCGGACTTGGGAAAGCACTGAGACCTAGTCAGGTTTCTGACAAGTCATAG
- the EFCAB14 gene encoding EF-hand calcium-binding domain-containing protein 14 isoform X1 — protein MKKRKELNALLGLAADGRRKKAAKKGSGHRLLRTEPPASDSESSSPEEEEEEELGGARGRFAKGDYLRCCKLCYPLCAFVILAACVVACVGLVWMQVALKEDLDVIKEKFRTMESNQKTSFQEIPKLNEDLVQKQKQLEQIETGELGLSKIWINITEINKQISLLTSTVNHLKTNIKSASDLIYLPVTVEKLQKTVANIGSTLTSVSHDVENIQTAIEEYKKSIEILQNEVKELKQLTSFPSTVLPRTERNQTENCKQESQSLHAALEELNNSVVAYQKLNDIKLLNVDSAIGNLSRRVTLLENSPVAVNKLDKRDNLSTSAGNDTTTSLKVENEDQLDNETHSNKELKEPGTRDSQVLKLREKLQLISALTSKPEDDRPIEASKNVESSLSTTAKPTDLSRLTSRSADDNTEKNGQLRHLSLPEISSIEDLQNLFEKAPEDADGKLSFEDLQKLLGSIAQDSEILKKFDTDGDEKYSLQELRLALGI, from the exons ATGAAGAAGCGCAAGGAGCTGAAcgccctgctggggctggccgCCGACGGGCGCCGCAAGAAGGCCGCCAAGAAGGGCTCCGGGCACCGGCTGCTGCGCACCGAGCCCCCCGCTTCCGACTCGGAGTCGAGCTcccccgaggaggaggaggaggaggagctggggggggcgcggggccgcttCGCCAA GGGAGACTATCTGCGATGCTGCAAACTCTGTTACCCGTTATGCGCTTTTGTCATTCTTGCTGCCTGCGTGGTGGCTTGTGTTGGCTTGGTCTGGATGCAGGTAGCTCTCAAGGAGGATCTGGATGTGATAAAAGAGAAATTTCGAACTA tgGAATCTAATCAAAAGACGTCATTCCAAGAAATTCCTAAACTCAATGAAGATTTGGTGCAGAAGCAAAAGCAGCTAGAACAAATTGAGACTGGAGAACTGGGGCTAAGTAAAATTTGGATAAATATCACGGAGATCAATAAACAG ATTTCCCTATTGACCTCAACAGTAAATCATCTCAAAACCAACATAAAGTCCGCTTCTGATCTGATTTATCTTCCTGTCACGGTAGAGAAACTTCAGAAG actGTGGCGAACATAGGTAGCACTCTTACCAGCGTTTCTCATGATGTTGAAAACATACAGACAGCTATTGAAGAATACAAGAAATCCATAGAAATACTCCAGAATGAAGTG AAGGAACTGAAACAGCtaacttcatttccttccactGTTCTGCCAAGGACTGAGAGAAATCAGACAGAAAATTGCAAACAg gaaAGCCAGTCACTCCATGCAGCTTTGGAGGAGCTAAATAATTCTGTAGTGGCGTACCAGAAGTTGAATGATATCAAGCTTCTAAATGTGGATTCAGCCATTGGTAACCTCAGCCGGAGGGTTACGCTGTTGGAAAACTCTCCCGTTGCTGTGAATAAACTGGACAAAAGAGACAACTTGTCTACCAGTGCG GGGAATGATACAACTACCTCTCTAAAAGTGGAAAATGAAGATCAACTAGATAATGAAACACATTCAAATAAAGAACTGAAG GAACCAGGAACCAGAGATTCTCAGGTATTAAAACTAAGAGAGAAGCTTCAGCTGATCAGTGCTCTCACAAGCAAACCAGAAGATGACCGTCCCATTGAGGCATCAAAGAATG TTGAAAGTAGTTTGAGTACTACGGCAAAGCCCACAGACCTTTCAAGGCTGACTTCAAGGTCAGCTGATGACAACACAGAGAAGAACGGACAGCTGAGACATCTGTCCTTGCCAGAAATTTCCAGCATAGAAG ATCTTCagaatttgtttgaaaaagcaCCTGAAGATGCTGATGGAAAACTgtcttttgaagatcttcaaaagctgcttgGCTCTATAGCCCAGGATTCAGAGATCTTGAAGAAATTTGACACAGATGGAGATGAGAAATACTCATTACAAGAACTGAGATTAGCTTTAGGTATATAG
- the EFCAB14 gene encoding EF-hand calcium-binding domain-containing protein 14 isoform X2 — protein sequence MKKRKELNALLGLAADGRRKKAAKKGSGHRLLRTEPPASDSESSSPEEEEEEELGGARGRFAKGDYLRCCKLCYPLCAFVILAACVVACVGLVWMQVALKEDLDVIKEKFRTMESNQKTSFQEIPKLNEDLVQKQKQLEQIETGELGLSKIWINITEINKQISLLTSTVNHLKTNIKSASDLIYLPVTVEKLQKTVANIGSTLTSVSHDVENIQTAIEEYKKSIEILQNEVELKQLTSFPSTVLPRTERNQTENCKQESQSLHAALEELNNSVVAYQKLNDIKLLNVDSAIGNLSRRVTLLENSPVAVNKLDKRDNLSTSAGNDTTTSLKVENEDQLDNETHSNKELKEPGTRDSQVLKLREKLQLISALTSKPEDDRPIEASKNVESSLSTTAKPTDLSRLTSRSADDNTEKNGQLRHLSLPEISSIEDLQNLFEKAPEDADGKLSFEDLQKLLGSIAQDSEILKKFDTDGDEKYSLQELRLALGI from the exons ATGAAGAAGCGCAAGGAGCTGAAcgccctgctggggctggccgCCGACGGGCGCCGCAAGAAGGCCGCCAAGAAGGGCTCCGGGCACCGGCTGCTGCGCACCGAGCCCCCCGCTTCCGACTCGGAGTCGAGCTcccccgaggaggaggaggaggaggagctggggggggcgcggggccgcttCGCCAA GGGAGACTATCTGCGATGCTGCAAACTCTGTTACCCGTTATGCGCTTTTGTCATTCTTGCTGCCTGCGTGGTGGCTTGTGTTGGCTTGGTCTGGATGCAGGTAGCTCTCAAGGAGGATCTGGATGTGATAAAAGAGAAATTTCGAACTA tgGAATCTAATCAAAAGACGTCATTCCAAGAAATTCCTAAACTCAATGAAGATTTGGTGCAGAAGCAAAAGCAGCTAGAACAAATTGAGACTGGAGAACTGGGGCTAAGTAAAATTTGGATAAATATCACGGAGATCAATAAACAG ATTTCCCTATTGACCTCAACAGTAAATCATCTCAAAACCAACATAAAGTCCGCTTCTGATCTGATTTATCTTCCTGTCACGGTAGAGAAACTTCAGAAG actGTGGCGAACATAGGTAGCACTCTTACCAGCGTTTCTCATGATGTTGAAAACATACAGACAGCTATTGAAGAATACAAGAAATCCATAGAAATACTCCAGAATGAAGTG GAACTGAAACAGCtaacttcatttccttccactGTTCTGCCAAGGACTGAGAGAAATCAGACAGAAAATTGCAAACAg gaaAGCCAGTCACTCCATGCAGCTTTGGAGGAGCTAAATAATTCTGTAGTGGCGTACCAGAAGTTGAATGATATCAAGCTTCTAAATGTGGATTCAGCCATTGGTAACCTCAGCCGGAGGGTTACGCTGTTGGAAAACTCTCCCGTTGCTGTGAATAAACTGGACAAAAGAGACAACTTGTCTACCAGTGCG GGGAATGATACAACTACCTCTCTAAAAGTGGAAAATGAAGATCAACTAGATAATGAAACACATTCAAATAAAGAACTGAAG GAACCAGGAACCAGAGATTCTCAGGTATTAAAACTAAGAGAGAAGCTTCAGCTGATCAGTGCTCTCACAAGCAAACCAGAAGATGACCGTCCCATTGAGGCATCAAAGAATG TTGAAAGTAGTTTGAGTACTACGGCAAAGCCCACAGACCTTTCAAGGCTGACTTCAAGGTCAGCTGATGACAACACAGAGAAGAACGGACAGCTGAGACATCTGTCCTTGCCAGAAATTTCCAGCATAGAAG ATCTTCagaatttgtttgaaaaagcaCCTGAAGATGCTGATGGAAAACTgtcttttgaagatcttcaaaagctgcttgGCTCTATAGCCCAGGATTCAGAGATCTTGAAGAAATTTGACACAGATGGAGATGAGAAATACTCATTACAAGAACTGAGATTAGCTTTAGGTATATAG